Proteins from a genomic interval of Niabella soli DSM 19437:
- a CDS encoding SusC/RagA family TonB-linked outer membrane protein yields the protein MRKIVLLFTMLMAFSIVAFSQTRTITGHVYDETGVAIPFASVTQKGTNIGVSADASGDFKINISGNAPLVISATGYTEQEVASNASTITVNLKAIGNTIEEVIVTAGGIKTKKKDVGTAATLVTGQNLVKGRAVNVAAGLQGKVAGLMINGTGSGVNPNFRIILRGQRSLTGNNQALIVLDNVIVPNEVLGNLNPNDVEDVTVLNGAGAAALYGSQASNGAIIVTTKKGRNGQTAITLSHTTTAESVAYFPKFQKKFGAGGASYGYDEFGKVTWSYIENQSYGPAFDGSMRPLGAPLEDGSQDSALYSYNDSHSKFWQKGITNQEDVSLTTGDDKSTLYVSGQYANVTGTTPGDKYNRTAMRVNGTRKIGNKVLITYNTGYTQNRYDITTQTGSMYTNMLNMPQNVDVTRYKNWRTDPFANPIGYYNPWYLNPYFSADNYRNKSRNDYLTGNVELKFTPITGLDLVARQGIASRNYSFKYTQGEFLYSEYSKHTDASSKSDIPGTVSDGSGYLTELLSDIFAQYNKKFGDYSLHALGGLQVRQDETKTIGVGAQGLVIPGLFNVSNRIGTPDANEFNAKARQVGIYAEARIGYKNYLFLHGTGRQDRVSILAPGNNTFFYPSVDVSFVASDAIPLLKNSKVISYLKLRGGWAKVGQVNLRNGFYGAYQLLPTYYQAYGYPYGSSPGFTVGDVLVSNNLKPEITTGPEFGFDLNLFKDRFTSSVTYYHTKTDNQTISTKVSTASGFTNLLTNVGATESKGLEVTAHVTPIRNSDWSVTVGGNYTYLNNNVLALSTDLTRLSIATYGTDGPGSYAVPGRPFPVIMGYDYQRDPQGHVIVDGITGWPKKADTISYLGSAVYPNKLSLDASVTYKNFTLGVLFDYRGGAVMYNNMGPEMDWSGTGYRTAIYNRERFVFPNSVINTGTADNPVYVKNTNVTLKDGGGNAGFWTDGTNRDVTSNYITSADFWKLREISLAYDFPDSFLGSRKVIKGVRISAQARNLFVWLPKDNLYTDPEYSDAGNDSNGIGLTGIGQTPPSRFYGATVTFKF from the coding sequence ATGAGAAAAATTGTATTGCTATTTACAATGCTAATGGCATTTTCGATTGTGGCATTCTCCCAGACCCGGACCATAACAGGTCACGTGTATGATGAAACGGGTGTTGCCATCCCCTTTGCATCTGTTACCCAAAAAGGGACCAATATTGGTGTTTCGGCAGACGCAAGCGGTGATTTTAAAATCAATATCAGCGGGAATGCACCGTTGGTAATTTCAGCAACCGGTTATACCGAACAGGAAGTTGCTTCGAATGCCAGCACCATTACCGTTAACCTTAAAGCAATCGGAAACACTATTGAAGAAGTGATCGTAACTGCAGGGGGTATAAAAACAAAGAAAAAAGACGTAGGTACCGCCGCCACTTTGGTTACAGGACAAAACCTTGTTAAAGGGAGAGCCGTTAACGTTGCTGCTGGTTTGCAGGGAAAGGTTGCAGGCTTAATGATCAACGGAACAGGAAGCGGTGTAAACCCTAACTTCCGGATTATTCTTAGAGGTCAGCGATCCCTGACCGGTAATAACCAGGCTTTGATCGTTCTCGATAACGTGATAGTGCCCAATGAAGTGCTGGGTAATTTAAATCCTAATGATGTTGAAGATGTAACGGTTCTGAATGGAGCCGGCGCCGCAGCCTTGTATGGTTCCCAGGCATCCAATGGTGCGATCATTGTGACCACAAAAAAAGGAAGAAATGGTCAAACTGCAATTACATTGTCACATACCACAACTGCTGAAAGTGTTGCTTACTTTCCGAAATTTCAGAAGAAGTTCGGGGCAGGTGGGGCATCTTACGGTTACGATGAGTTCGGTAAAGTAACCTGGTCCTATATAGAGAATCAATCTTACGGACCTGCATTTGACGGATCAATGCGGCCATTGGGCGCCCCTTTGGAGGATGGCAGCCAGGATTCCGCACTTTATTCTTATAACGACAGCCACTCTAAATTCTGGCAAAAAGGGATTACCAATCAGGAAGACGTTTCACTGACAACAGGTGATGACAAATCCACACTGTATGTTTCAGGTCAATATGCTAATGTTACAGGTACCACACCGGGCGACAAGTACAACCGTACGGCTATGCGTGTGAATGGTACCCGGAAGATTGGTAACAAAGTATTAATAACCTATAACACCGGCTACACGCAAAACAGGTATGACATTACCACGCAAACCGGATCCATGTACACTAATATGTTGAATATGCCCCAGAATGTGGACGTTACAAGATATAAGAACTGGAGGACCGATCCTTTTGCCAACCCGATTGGTTACTATAACCCCTGGTACCTGAACCCCTATTTCAGTGCCGATAACTATCGTAATAAATCACGCAATGATTATCTGACAGGTAATGTGGAGCTTAAATTTACGCCGATTACCGGATTGGACCTGGTTGCACGTCAGGGGATTGCTTCCAGAAACTATTCCTTTAAATATACTCAGGGAGAGTTTTTGTACTCTGAATATTCAAAACATACTGATGCAAGTTCTAAATCAGATATACCAGGTACAGTATCTGACGGAAGTGGGTACTTGACTGAATTGTTATCGGATATTTTTGCACAGTATAATAAAAAATTTGGCGACTATAGCTTACATGCTTTAGGAGGTTTGCAGGTACGTCAGGATGAAACAAAGACCATAGGTGTAGGAGCGCAAGGGCTTGTAATTCCGGGATTGTTTAACGTTAGTAACAGGATAGGAACTCCTGATGCGAACGAATTTAATGCTAAAGCCCGCCAGGTCGGCATTTATGCAGAAGCCCGTATCGGGTACAAGAATTATTTATTCTTACACGGAACGGGTCGCCAGGACAGGGTTTCAATTCTTGCGCCGGGAAATAACACGTTCTTCTATCCTTCTGTTGACGTATCTTTTGTAGCTTCAGATGCCATTCCTCTTTTAAAGAACAGCAAAGTTATCAGCTACTTAAAATTAAGAGGAGGCTGGGCTAAAGTAGGTCAGGTGAACTTAAGAAATGGATTCTATGGCGCGTACCAATTACTGCCAACCTATTACCAGGCTTATGGATACCCCTATGGATCATCACCCGGCTTTACAGTAGGAGATGTATTGGTGTCAAATAATCTGAAACCAGAAATTACAACCGGGCCTGAATTTGGTTTTGACCTGAATTTGTTCAAAGACCGCTTTACTTCTTCCGTTACCTACTATCATACTAAAACGGATAATCAGACCATTAGTACTAAAGTATCCACCGCGTCCGGCTTCACCAACTTGTTAACTAACGTTGGAGCAACTGAAAGTAAGGGGCTTGAGGTTACAGCGCATGTAACTCCGATCAGGAACAGTGATTGGTCCGTTACCGTGGGTGGAAACTACACCTATCTGAACAACAATGTATTAGCCTTGTCTACCGATTTAACGCGGCTTTCTATTGCAACCTATGGTACCGATGGCCCCGGTTCTTATGCCGTGCCGGGAAGACCCTTCCCTGTTATTATGGGATATGATTATCAAAGAGATCCCCAGGGACATGTAATTGTAGATGGTATTACAGGATGGCCTAAAAAAGCAGATACCATTAGTTATCTAGGTAGCGCTGTATACCCTAATAAGTTAAGTTTAGATGCATCAGTTACTTACAAGAATTTTACATTGGGTGTATTATTCGATTACCGCGGCGGTGCTGTTATGTATAACAATATGGGGCCTGAAATGGATTGGTCTGGTACCGGTTACAGAACAGCTATCTACAACAGGGAGCGATTCGTTTTTCCTAATTCTGTAATTAATACAGGAACTGCTGATAATCCGGTGTATGTAAAAAATACCAACGTAACATTAAAAGACGGTGGTGGTAATGCAGGCTTCTGGACAGATGGAACCAATCGTGACGTTACCTCTAACTATATTACTTCTGCGGATTTCTGGAAGTTAAGAGAAATTTCATTAGCCTACGATTTTCCGGATTCGTTCCTCGGAAGCAGAAAAGTTATCAAAGGGGTTCGGATAAGCGCGCAGGCAAGGAATTTATTTGTTTGGTTACCCAAGGACAACCTTTATACAGATCCTGAATATAGCGATGCCGGCAATGATAGCAACGGTATTGGTTTAACAGGTATTGGTCAAACGCCTCCCTCAAGATTTTACGGAGCTACAGTAACCTTCAAATTCTAG
- a CDS encoding SusD/RagB family nutrient-binding outer membrane lipoprotein: MNKETKRAAAVPAGTLFSNATRNLADNLASASVNTNPLRFTVKHWAATTYQDEPRYDFVTRNINRTWWNALYKDVLADYNDATKIVTADMLLASPIKKNQLAILDIMQVYTWYVLVNTFGDVPYSEALDLEKHLVPSYDDATTIYTDLLKRLVADIGNLDPSAAAFSQTEDVVYGSKDPVEMKKAVGKWVKFANTLQFKMGMLLADVNAAVAKTNVEAADAKAFTSSVDNGLFVYLSASPNTNPLYADIILGKRGDYVAAKDFMDQLITLNDPRKSLYFKPNNGGQYAGGIVGSQNTLADMSTPSERLSAATAPLVFLDYTELEFLRAEAIERGFNVAGTAATHYENGIRASIAFWGGSDANATAYMLQPQVAYLTASGSWKQKIGFQKWIGLYNRPFDGWVEMRRLDQPVLTPPVSAISGFPNRYLYPSSEQLVNKENYTKAAAKIGGDKVETKLFWDKF; the protein is encoded by the coding sequence TTGAATAAGGAAACAAAAAGAGCTGCTGCTGTTCCGGCAGGAACGCTTTTTTCAAATGCAACCAGAAACCTGGCCGATAATCTTGCCAGTGCCTCCGTTAATACCAACCCGTTGCGTTTTACGGTAAAGCACTGGGCTGCCACCACTTACCAGGATGAACCACGGTATGATTTTGTAACCAGAAATATAAACAGAACCTGGTGGAATGCTTTGTACAAAGATGTTTTGGCTGATTATAATGATGCGACTAAAATCGTGACCGCTGATATGCTACTTGCAAGTCCGATTAAAAAAAATCAACTTGCTATTTTAGATATTATGCAGGTTTATACCTGGTATGTTCTTGTGAATACCTTCGGAGATGTTCCTTACAGCGAGGCATTGGATTTAGAAAAACATTTAGTTCCATCCTACGATGATGCAACCACCATTTATACCGATCTGTTAAAAAGATTGGTTGCGGATATTGGGAACCTGGATCCTTCCGCTGCTGCATTTTCCCAGACTGAAGATGTGGTTTATGGATCAAAAGATCCGGTCGAAATGAAGAAGGCGGTCGGAAAATGGGTGAAATTTGCCAATACGCTTCAATTTAAAATGGGCATGCTGCTGGCAGATGTGAATGCCGCTGTTGCAAAAACAAATGTTGAAGCTGCAGATGCCAAAGCGTTTACCTCTAGTGTAGATAATGGCTTATTTGTTTATCTGTCTGCATCGCCTAATACCAACCCGTTATATGCCGATATTATTTTGGGAAAGCGGGGCGATTATGTTGCTGCAAAAGACTTTATGGACCAGCTTATAACTTTGAATGATCCTCGGAAATCATTATACTTTAAACCCAATAATGGCGGACAATATGCGGGTGGTATTGTAGGTTCCCAGAATACCCTGGCCGATATGTCAACGCCAAGCGAGCGTTTGTCTGCGGCAACAGCTCCTTTGGTTTTCCTTGATTATACTGAGCTGGAATTTTTAAGAGCAGAAGCTATTGAACGTGGGTTCAACGTTGCCGGGACCGCAGCTACCCACTATGAAAACGGGATCAGGGCTTCTATAGCATTCTGGGGCGGGTCCGACGCCAACGCAACAGCCTATATGTTGCAACCGCAGGTAGCCTATCTTACCGCAAGCGGTAGCTGGAAACAAAAGATAGGATTTCAGAAATGGATCGGGCTTTACAACCGGCCTTTTGATGGCTGGGTTGAGATGCGGAGATTAGACCAGCCGGTACTTACTCCTCCGGTATCCGCTATTTCAGGATTCCCCAACCGGTACTTATATCCAAGTTCCGAGCAACTCGTGAACAAGGAAAATTATACAAAAGCCGCTGCGAAAATCGGAGGCGACAAAGTAGAGACCAAGCTGTTCTGGGATAAATTTTAA